The genomic stretch TGAGTTTTCGATGAGCAAAGATGATCATATTTGGAACTGTGGTGAAGGGACTAATGGTTCTGTTCATAGCAGGTTTAAACCAATAGGTGATGGTGTTCTTGCTTTGTCGAATCATGGAGGTGGAACCGGTATCAGTTCGTTCATGCAGCAAGGGAATAATAGTCAGTATAAAACTACTAGTTCGGAGAATCATTCTTTTTATCCGTCTGAGTTGCCTGCTAGACCTAGATTTGAAGCTCATTCAGGGGATTCAAGAGGAAGAAACTCTGAGAATCTGAGAATGTTTGAAGGTTTAGATGGTGGTATGGTTAGGAATGTTTCGAGACCGGAAAGAATTGTTAGGGAAATTGTTTCAGAATCTATCCCTATTGTTTCACTGACGGTTCAGGAGTTTAGCGATGAAGTCGTTGCGTCGACTCAGGAATACTTGAAGAATCTGATTGAGAACAAGAAAGAAGAATTGGTCAGCCTTCAAAACCGCCTTGAGAGAAGGTCTGATCTTACCAAGGAGACTCTTTCAAAGGGCAATAAAGTTCAATTAGAGATTTTAGTTGCTGTCAAGATGGGGCTGTCGAGCTTTTTATACGGTAATCTTCAATTATCTGAGATGATAGAGATTTTCTTGTATAGGAGATGTAGAAATGTTACCTGCAAGAGTTTGCTTCCTGTTGATGATTGTGACTGTAAGATTTGCTCGGGAAACAAAGGGTTTTGTAGCTCTTGTATGTGTCCTATTTGTTTGAACTTCGATTGCGCAAGTAACACTTGTAGCTGGATTGGATGCGATGTTTGTTCGCACTGGTGCCATGCTGTCTGTGGCCTCCAAAGGAAGCTCATCAAACCAGGGCCAAGCTTGAAGGGGCCTTCTGGGACATCGGAAATGCAGTTTCATTGTATTGGATGCGGACATGCCTCGGAAATGTTTGGATTCGTCAAAGACGTGTTCATGTGTTGTGCTAAGGATTGGGGACTTGAAACTTTGTTGAAAGAGCTTGACTGTGTTAGGAGGATTTTTATGGGAAGTGAAGATCGCAAAGGGAAGGAATTGCATTTTAAAACCGATGACTTGCTATTAAAGCTTCAAACTAAAATAGTATCTCCTTCAGATGCCTGCAATTACATCATGCAATTTTTCAACTGTAAGTGTCTCAACTGTGCTCTTTATTAAATTTGTTTTTGAGTTGAATAAGTTCTATAATCATAGATCGGTGAAATAAAGGAAACTTAATAGTTTTTGGTCTTTTTATGCTTGATTGGAATGAACAATGAATCATGTGTTACTTTGAATATTTATGCTTAATATGGCACGAATGTTATGCTACAAACTCGGTATGACATTATTTTCTTTCTTGGTCAAACTATTTGTGTCCTAGCATTGGTACTTTGCATTGAAGTGCTTCATTGAGATAGTAAGTGTTGGAATGTTGTAAATTCCTAAACTGACGCCTGACGCCTATGAAGCACGGACACAGACACCTGACACTAACACCCATAATAACGCCTGACGCCTATGAAGCACTGACACAAACACAGACACCTGACACTAACACCCATaataatttgagaaaataaaGTGATTAATGTAATCAAATGTGTTGATGTTGGACACATGTCTGGTGTTCTATATGTCTTCAACACATAGAACACCAGACATGTCTTCAATCTGAAGAGTTAGTATTACATAAATTGCAACTTTTGTTATTATAAACTTGCTTTGTTTTGTTATTGATCAGCTTTTTGTGATGAAGACATGTTTGATTTCGTTAAATTATTTAAGTGTTATCTGATGTCTAATTTTTGAGAGATAATTATTCTGACAAATAGATGCGGAGAACATGGCAAACTATCCGGCTTCTGGTTTTTCTTCAAAGGAATTGGTAGTCTCTCAAGCCAACCTTCCAAAGGACACACTATCTCTTCCAAAAGCTAACTCTTCAATACAGAAATACTCTTATGACTCGAGCTACTCGAGGCCACATTCCGGTACCTCGTCTAAAGATCTTCATCAAAAAGACCTCAAAGCTTCCATCTTAAGCGAGCTAAAAAACGACGCTGATCTTCAATTAGCAGCTTTACTAAGCAAAGGCGGGATCGAAAGCTTGGAGAGCATCGTGCGGATAAAGGAGGCAGAAGCTAAAATGTTCCAAACTAAAGCAGACGAAGCGAGGAGAGAAGCAGAAGGGTTTCAGAAGATGGTCAGTTTAAAGACTGCTCAGATGGAAGATGAGTATACAACAAAGCTTTCGAAACTGAGTCTGCATGAGACCGAGGAAACGCAGAGAAGGAAGTTGGATGACCTGAAAGTCGTGGAAAATTCCTACTTCGATTACTATAAAATGAAGAAGAGAATGCAAGATGAGATCGATGGTTTGTTGCAGAGAATGGAGGCAACAAAGCAGCAATGGATTTAACCTCTTTTTTTCCTTTCatattattatcattattattattattatccggttttattttgtttattgAAGTTCTGCTCCGGTATTCTGACTGTTTCCAGAATGGATCATTTTTTTCGATTTTCGGTTTATAGATTCGCCGAGATTCTGGTGTTTCATTGCTTATAGAGTTGTGTTATTGAAACATACAATTTTAGACATATATCTTAACTGTTATATATTTTCTGTTATATATTTTGCATGGTTTGAGAGAACATAATAAAAACATGAAACTGAGTGGTCCTTGGTAATATACTACTTGGTGGATGAAGCATAAAAGGATAATGGTGAAGCACTTTGGTTAGATTGCATTTCTAGGATTTGTTTATTTGGTGACATTGAAACAAGTTCACACCATGTTGATGATTGTGAAAGGGAATATGAATCTTTTCATGGTTTCATTTTGAGCAATGTGCTTTCATGTTTCACTTTTATATTCGACAACTAAGAGCATCTCATATCCGTATGTTTGAAATATGATTTTTAAGTATAATAACGAGTTTTTATGTTAAAGCATGTGGTAAATATAGGGGTAATATCGACAATAGAACATGTTTTAATATTATTGTTTTTGTCTCTTCTATGCAATGCAATTATCATTTTTCTGTCTTAAAAGTTGGTCTTAATTTTATCTTATTTAAGTGTTCTTGTTAAATGTGGGTGGCTAGGTAGGACTTTCATATTTAGTGTTGTTAGTACTTTTATGGATGAAGCTCTATGTTGATTTTGTAGTCGTGACTTTAATCAAATATTTAAATCTCACATGAATCGAAGTGCCATTACTCATCTTCCAAATCGTATTGTAAAGATGGATTTTTGTTATAAAAAAGAATCGTGTTTTtcaataaaaataacaataaatatGTTTTCTCAATATTGTTAAAATACTCATTTCTCAAAAAGAAAAATTCATGACGCTTTTAATATTTTAGAAGATAAATTAGATAAATTGATGTCTATAATAGATCAAATTAAATCAATTGACGCTTTTAGTAGGACAAATCAATTCAATTGACGCCTACACTTTAATCTTCAAAAGAGTGTCAATTCATCTGTCGCAtacatttttgtatttttgtattttattttattttaattaaaacaattaattaattaattatttttattaaatactaatatttaatttaaatcGAATTATATGCAAGGATATTTTTTACACTAATGATAATGACCTACTTGATCATACATGCCACCGATTTCACACCTCTGAGGTACCCTATCTCGTAGAGGTCTCTTTTGATTCACATGCTGAGATGTTTGATACAAGGTCCTTGGAGCATCACCATCACCATCATCCCTAAAAATTTCTTGTAATTCTacgtagtcttgtgtatgcattAACACACAGTCGTAATTGCATTCATTGCccatgttgttgttgtttggGTTGCTGAGGTTATTGGTGCACAACTTGGTCGATTGAATGACGACGTTGATGTGAATGCTTCGTTGGGGAAAGGAAAATGGTTGTTGTAGTAATTGGTAGCCATATGTTTGTTGAGTGTTTTGGTGTTGTGATGTTTAAGTGTTTTGGTTATGGTAGGAAGTGTTGATGTCATGTGTTTCTTAGGTGTTTTGGCTATGGTAGGATGTGTTGGCGATATAGTTTTGTTGGGTGTTTTGGTTATAATCATGTGGTTGTTGGAGGTATGGGGTATGCTTTTGGTTTTGTAGTTCAGTGAGTGACATGTAATGGTTGTGGGTTTGAGTGTTTGGGTTGGTAAGTTTGTTGGATAGAGAGTTGTGTGTAAGTGGTTAAATGTTGACGCTTGTTGGCGTGATTTGACTAAATACTTATTTTCAAACACAAACTCAGTTGTAACCGACCTCAATACGTATAATTAGGAGTTAGTTTTGATTCGGTTGGCATGACATCGTCAGTTAGGACCCATTAATGATGTTTCCATTGACGACACTCAACTTTAGCAAAGTTTGTCCATTCGGAAAAGTTCCATTATTCCGAGACTTTACGTTGATGCCATTTTCCTAGGAACCACATGGGTGTTGGAACAAGTTTGGTTCTTCATTTATAATCCTTgagttttaatgataacaaagtATAAAGAACAATTTTGTACTCTAACAATTTGTTAAGTGTGAAGAATCCAAACAAGCCTGATGCTGAATAGAGTATACTGTGAACAAGTCAGATGCTGAATAGAGCAGACTCTGAAAAGCTAGATGCTGGATAAAGCAGAATATGAACAAGTCAGATGCTGGATAAAGTAAGACCCTGAAAAACCAAGACGTTGAACAAAGTTGGACAAAATAAACTATGAACTCTAGATAAAGAGACTCTAGACTCTGGATTTCACCAGACTCTGGACTTCATAAAACTCTGGACTCTAGACTTCATCAGACTTTGCATCCACTCTTACATCCAACACAGACAATACTCCATATCCTCTATCCCACTATCTTTCTTATGCTAATTTATCTACTGGTCATTAGCTGTTTAACTTAAGTATCTCTACTATGCATGAACCTACCTCTTATTCTTCTGTTATCACAAATCTGCATTGACAACAATCCATTCTAAGTGAATTTATCTCTCTCACTGATACACATACTTGGGACATCCAACCTTTTCCCCAAATAAATAGACCATTGGATGCAAATGtattttcaaacttaaatttttacCTAATGCTATCATTAAGAGATATAAGGCTAAACTTATTGCTAAGAGTTTTAATCAAACAGGAGGATTAAACTATCTAGAGACTTTTAGTCTTGTAATTAAAATGATCACCATTCGTTTGTTATTATCTATTGCATCTTTTTTAATTGACATCTACACTAGTTAGATATTAagacttcctttttgcatgaaGACCTTGAGGAGGAAGTCTGTGTGAAACCCCTCCTGGCCTTAAAGTGCCTCCCCATATGGTTTGTAAACCCAACAAATCCATATATGGGCTAAAGCAAGCCAATCGCCAATGAAACCATAAATCAACCACTACCTTATTTGACATAGGTTTTATGAATTTaaattgaattattattttttctCTAAGAAAACCCATAATCATTTTACTGTCATTTTGGTGTATGTGGATGCCTTAATTCTTGCAGGTACCGATGCTTCCGAAATAACTAATATCAAAGGTCTCTTGGACCATAAATCCAACACTAAAGATATTGGACACTTAAGATATTTATTAGATTTTGAGATAGCTCGCACATCAAAAGGTATCACATTATGTTAATGCAAGTATTGCCTTGACTTACTAGAAGCTACAAGTCTGTTAGGAGCTAAACCTGATTCCACACCAATGGACCCAGGCCATAAATTAGACAATACTGATGATCCCACTTTTTCAGACCCCTTTCAATTTCACAACATTATAGGTGAGTTGTTATACTTGACACGTTCACGTACTGACATCATCTTTTTTATCTACATATTAAACCAACACTTGTCCAAGCCTA from Lathyrus oleraceus cultivar Zhongwan6 chromosome 7, CAAS_Psat_ZW6_1.0, whole genome shotgun sequence encodes the following:
- the LOC127101020 gene encoding protein OBERON 3, which codes for MMANKDLRNGVADSDGESSRSKLSRPNFEPNKGYPDEKDVGFRKDSEMGGSGSGFGSGSGSGVGGSNNNNAVGSNSGMQELTLSYLCGSKKLSLADKDVHGDGDDESFLNSFDKMSQKGKEVMVSENSNQDGKWVERDFLSLSETREDSSKRSVEEEDVERERESVRDKKPKLETLNLSLALPDVSLSLTASNALHNNGDQQQQLVRTKPSRPSTTVTTYSTDYTAPSLSHSYSHQFSHNPSCSLTRNSTENFEFSMSKDDHIWNCGEGTNGSVHSRFKPIGDGVLALSNHGGGTGISSFMQQGNNSQYKTTSSENHSFYPSELPARPRFEAHSGDSRGRNSENLRMFEGLDGGMVRNVSRPERIVREIVSESIPIVSLTVQEFSDEVVASTQEYLKNLIENKKEELVSLQNRLERRSDLTKETLSKGNKVQLEILVAVKMGLSSFLYGNLQLSEMIEIFLYRRCRNVTCKSLLPVDDCDCKICSGNKGFCSSCMCPICLNFDCASNTCSWIGCDVCSHWCHAVCGLQRKLIKPGPSLKGPSGTSEMQFHCIGCGHASEMFGFVKDVFMCCAKDWGLETLLKELDCVRRIFMGSEDRKGKELHFKTDDLLLKLQTKIVSPSDACNYIMQFFNYAENMANYPASGFSSKELVVSQANLPKDTLSLPKANSSIQKYSYDSSYSRPHSGTSSKDLHQKDLKASILSELKNDADLQLAALLSKGGIESLESIVRIKEAEAKMFQTKADEARREAEGFQKMVSLKTAQMEDEYTTKLSKLSLHETEETQRRKLDDLKVVENSYFDYYKMKKRMQDEIDGLLQRMEATKQQWI